The following are encoded in a window of Thermodesulfobacterium geofontis OPF15 genomic DNA:
- the csm5 gene encoding type III-A CRISPR-associated RAMP protein Csm5, whose product MELITLSPLHIGDGEELIPFEYIEEDNKVKIYPFDYFIDKLYETYKEPKDLLPKLIELKETAKNGLKENLKDYFKKVKISISPKYEITTKVGIPAENNIKTFIKNLEGPYIPGSEIKGALRTVFLYGILKKDIKRKSQFLNQLEKIKPEIEKLANVYDEREKKEEKRKVLESISKLIENLEREIFRANQEDAQYDLFKAITVSDSFSISYNDLYIDAIRVLNSSRDLRSYSEILKGGLRIKLDGFIDEKIALEGLKKLTIFNEKFKNQNIEKVTWQFLKESAIDFYSSLIEKEKNYVKNKVKDQELKNSLLKQLEKLEVYIREAKNSSKIIIPLRIGQHQGYLSITIMQLVKEERPDLFDDIFKVSAPQVRCELNKTRRVVESEGKFLGWCFLYIE is encoded by the coding sequence TTTCTCCTTTGCATATAGGAGATGGAGAAGAACTTATTCCTTTTGAATATATAGAAGAAGATAATAAAGTCAAAATCTATCCTTTTGACTATTTCATAGATAAGCTTTATGAAACGTATAAAGAGCCAAAAGATTTACTTCCTAAATTAATAGAACTTAAAGAAACAGCTAAGAACGGCTTAAAAGAAAATTTGAAAGATTATTTTAAAAAAGTCAAGATTTCAATTTCTCCAAAATATGAAATAACTACAAAGGTTGGTATCCCAGCAGAAAACAATATTAAGACTTTTATTAAAAATCTTGAAGGACCTTATATTCCTGGAAGTGAAATAAAGGGTGCTTTAAGAACTGTATTTCTGTATGGAATATTGAAAAAAGATATTAAAAGAAAAAGCCAATTTTTAAATCAACTTGAAAAAATAAAACCAGAAATAGAAAAATTAGCAAATGTTTACGATGAAAGAGAGAAAAAAGAAGAAAAAAGAAAGGTCTTAGAGAGTATATCAAAATTAATTGAAAATTTAGAAAGAGAAATTTTTCGTGCAAATCAAGAAGATGCACAATATGATCTTTTTAAAGCTATTACTGTTTCAGATTCATTCTCTATATCCTATAACGATCTTTATATAGATGCTATAAGAGTGTTAAATTCAAGTAGAGACTTAAGAAGCTATTCAGAAATATTAAAAGGGGGTTTGAGAATTAAATTAGATGGGTTTATTGATGAAAAAATTGCTCTTGAGGGATTAAAGAAATTAACCATTTTTAATGAAAAATTTAAAAATCAAAATATAGAAAAAGTAACTTGGCAATTTTTAAAAGAAAGTGCTATAGATTTTTATTCAAGTTTAATTGAGAAAGAGAAAAATTATGTAAAAAATAAAGTAAAAGATCAAGAACTTAAAAATTCTTTGTTAAAACAATTAGAAAAATTAGAAGTATATATTAGAGAGGCTAAAAATTCTTCAAAAATTATAATTCCTTTAAGAATTGGTCAGCATCAAGGATATTTAAGCATTACTATAATGCAATTAGTAAAAGAAGAAAGACCTGATTTATTTGATGATATTTTTAAAGTTTCTGCCCCTCAAGTAAGGTGTGAGCTTAATAAAACCAGAAGAGTAGTTGAAAGTGAGGGGAAGTTTTTAGGTTGGTGTTTTTTATACATAGAATAA